In one window of Gossypium arboreum isolate Shixiya-1 chromosome 4, ASM2569848v2, whole genome shotgun sequence DNA:
- the LOC108459570 gene encoding AT-hook motif nuclear-localized protein 1-like, with protein sequence MEDRESMLAALFGMDEDQREKEQERLIARKRKRKGIPRKLVLCNEKLSTSESFHRSPTEYFSNEECFDLNKIGGDFVPCSLIVCSGEDIISKITSFVESCSCNCYIASAAGCVACASILECGTASTHEGSYEIVSLTGHVSMPLNLGRSNGYGILITLASKNDSVFGGYVSGPLIAKTNVQIVLWRFTSPSAREASTSGAESPATKMEVS encoded by the exons ATGGAGGATAGGGAGAGTATGTTGGCTGCACTTTTTGGCATGGATGAGGACCAAAGGGAAAAGGAGCAAGAGAGGTTGATTGCTAGGAAAAGGAAGAGAAAGGGAATCCCGAGGAAACTTGTTCTTTGTAATGAAAAGTTATCAACCTCTGAATCTTTCCATCGCAGCCCCACTGAATACTTTTCAAATGAAG AGTGTTTCGATCTGAACAAAATTGGGGGAGATTTTGTTCCTTGTTCATTGATTGTCTGTTCTGGGGAG GACATAATCTCAAAAATAACTTCATTTGTTGAGAGTTGTTCTTGTAACTGTTACATTGCTTCTGCTGCCGGATGTGTTGCTTGTGCTAGCATTCTTGAATGTGGTACAGCTTCTACACATGAG GGATCATATGAAATAGTATCCCTGACAGGGCATGTCTCCATGCCCTTAAACCTTGGTCGCAGTAATGGTTATGGAATTCTGATCACTTTGGCATCCAAAAATGATTCTGTGTTCGGGGGCTATGTTTCTGGCCCTTTGATAGCAAAAACTAATGTTCAA ATTGTGCTGTGGAGGTTTACTAGTCCTTCTGCAAGGGAAGCTTCTACGTCCGGTGCAGAATCTCCGGCGACCAAAATGGAGGTTTCTTAA
- the LOC108459784 gene encoding GABA transporter 1-like has translation MATADPNFIHLSSPQKENGVSESPGQLDAGALFVLKSRGSWLHSGYHLTTSIVGPVIFSFPFALSLLGWAPGLLITTLQALITFYSYNLLSVILDHHAQLGKRQLRFRDMARDILGPRWGKYFVGPLQIAICYGAVIGCILLGGQSLKFIYLLYNPSGKMQLYQFITIFGTVPLFLAQIPSFHSLRHINLASLLLVLAYSACIVAGSIHIGNSRNAPNKDYSIKGSKENSILGAINGISIIATTYGCGIIPEIQATIAPPVKGKMFKGLCVCFGVIVSTYFSVAISGYWAFGNQSQPSILSNFMDENRPLLPSWFLLLTNIFTLMQLVTITVIYLQPTNEVFEKWFANPKMDQFSARNVMPRLILRSLSVIIGTTLAAMFPFFGDIMALFGAFGVIPLDFILPMVLYNLTFKPSRQSIVFWANTLIAVASSALVAMGALASVRQIILDAKTYNLFANV, from the exons ATGGCAACTGCTGATCCAAACTTCATCCACTTATCCTCACCTCAAAAGGAAAATGGTGTCTCAGAGTCTCCAGGACAGCTTGATGCAGGAGCTCTTTTCGTCCTCAAATCACGAG GTTCTTGGTTGCACTCTGGGTATCACTTGACCACCTCAATTGTTGGCCCTGTTATTTTTAGTTTCCCCTTTGCTCTGTCCTTACTAGGCTGGGCACCTGGACTTCTCATCACTACTCTTCAAGCTCTCATCACTTTTTACTCCTACAACCTTCTCTCTGTGATATTGGACCATCATGCTCAGCTTGGGAAGCGACAACTTCGTTTTAGGGACATGGCCAGAGACATTCTTG GACCTAGATGGGGCAAATACTTTGTTGGTCCACTTCAAATTGCAATATGCTATGGTGCTGTTATTGGTTGTATTCTTCTTGGAGGACAAAGTCTTAAA TTCATTTACTTGCTCTACAATCCAAGTGGGAAAATGCAGCTATACCAGTTTATAACTATCTTTGGAACCGTACCACTATTCTTGGCACAGATACCATCCTTTCATTCGCTAAGACATATCAACCTTGCCTCTCTACTCCTTGTTCTTGCTTACAGCGCATGCATCGTTGCTGGTTCAATACACATAG GTAATTCCAGGAATGCACCTAACAAGGACTATTCAATAAAGGGATCAAAAGAAAACAGCATTCTTGGTGCCATCAATGGTATTTCAATCATCGCCACCACCTATGGTTGTGGAATTATCCCAGAAATACAG GCAACTATAGCTCCCCCAGTGAAGGGGAAGATGTTCAAAGGTTTATGTGTGTGTTTTGGTGTGATAGTTAGCACATATTTCAGTGTGGCAATCTCTGGGTATTGGGCATTTGGCAATCAATCTCAACCatcaattctttcaaattttatggatgaaaacaGACCATTACTGCCTTCTTGGTTTCTATTGCTCACCAACATCTTCACTCTTATGCAACTGGTTACAATCACTGTG ATTTACTTGCAACCCACAAATGAAgtatttgaaaaatggtttgcaAACCCAAAGATGGATCAGTTCTCTGCACGTAACGTGATGCCAAGATTGATTTTAAGATCGCTGTCAGTGATAATTGGCACTACATTGGCTGCAATGTTCCCTTTCTTTGGTGATATTATGGCATTGTTTGGAGCATTTGGGGTTATCCCTCTAGACTTTATTTTGCCCATGGTTTTATATAATCTCACTTTCAAGCCATCAAGACAGAGCATCGTATTCTGGGCAAACACATTGATAGCAGTAGCATCATCAGCATTAGTGGCAATGGGAGCTTTAGCTTCAGTTAGACAGATAATTCTTGATGCCAAGACATATAATTTGTTTGCTAACGTGTAA
- the LOC108460069 gene encoding uncharacterized protein LOC108460069 — protein MSFRHMGYTRVGKRSKGLRLRRFSVQGLRARFLYLFNQISRWRSSYGRALRSIIKKMGGDIMAIKNNSSRSWRSRTNHVPLTNSCSLRSSLGHSNSFYSEAISDCLEFIKRSSVSDDDQKPTVPVTICQT, from the coding sequence ATGAGCTTTCGTCATATGGGCTACACCAGGGTTGGGAAGAGAAGCAAAGGTTTGAGGCTTAGAAGATTCTCGGTTCAAGGTCTAAGGGCAAGATTCCTTTATTTGTTCAACCAAATAAGTAGATGGAGATCATCATACGGCCGAGCTTTGCGATCCATAATTAAGAAAATGGGTGGCGATATCATGGCTATCAAAAATAACAGCAGCCGCAGCTGGCGTAGCAGGACCAACCATGTACCTTTGACCAACAGCTGCAGCTTGAGATCATCGTTGGGCCACTCTAATTCTTTTTATTCCGAGGCCATTTCAGATTGCTTGGAATTCATCAAACGCTCTTCTGTTTCCGACGATGATCAGAAGCCAACTGTGCCTGTCACCATCTGCCAGACATGA